The segment TTGTTCAAAAAGGACTGCGGCTTCGTGAACATTACCGATGGCAGCCAGATTCTGCCCGCACTGCAGCATGGCAGCAGCCAGATCTTGTTTCAGACCGGGCTGCACAGTCTTGATCAGGCGTTGCAAAGCGCGTGCACCTTCCACCGTGCCGATTTTGCCGAGCGCCGCCATGGCAGCACGGGCGGTGGTAGAGTCCGGATTGGCGCAGAAGGGTTCAATCACCGCAATCGCGCTGGCAGCGCGGCGGGCAGCCAGGGAATGAATCAAACCGATGCGGACCGTGTCGTTTGCGGCGGCCAGCGCTTTGATCAGCGCCTCGGTGGCAGCCGGGGCGGGAATACGCTCCAAAGCGAAGCGCGCATGGTAATTCAGGTTGGTATCCTTAATCAATCCGGCCAGCACTGGCACCTCCGCCGCTGTTCCCACCAAAGAAAGCTGTTCGCAGATGAACGGTTTGGCTTCCGAGGAAGCCTCGCCGGATAGGCGCCGCGCCAACGCCGCCGCGATCTTGCCGCGCGCATCCTCGTTTTCGGCAGCCAGGTCCACCTGTTTGGCCAGCGCGGCTAACGGCGCACGGCTGTCACCAAAATGGTAGTTAGCCACCGTTTTCAGCAAGGCGGCCAATCCCTCGTCACTGAGCGGTTCAGGCCCGCCACGAATGGTGACCTTGCCCGTGGCGGCCCATTCCGTGCCGCGCTGGAGCAGCGCTTGGAATCCGGGGGCTTCCATGGCGGTGACGTTATGCCCCAGCACCAGGTTGAAACAGCGACCCTGGCCAAAATCCATCACCATCGCCATTATTTCGTCGGCACCGGAGCCTTTTTTGTCCAGGGCGGAAAATGCGGTGGCCAACACATGTTTGTTGGGCTGGGTGGCTATGCGATGCCATAGCTCATCGGTGGTGCGGAACGGTTGCAATCCGCGCGTGATGGGATGCTCCGAATCGGTAAACTTGACTTCAAATTCATGCTGCGGACCGTGCCCGGTGCCTTTGCCCCAAGTGCCGCCGATGAGCGTTTGGAATTCCGTCCACTCCTCATAGCTGCTGCCGCCGGCATGAACCACCAAAAACCCGCCGCCCCGGCGCACGAAGTTCAACAAATCCTCGCGCATTTTGGGCGGCCAATCCGTCTTCTGCCCGGTGCCAAACGCATTCCAATTGCTGAGCAACACGTCGTACTTGGAAAAGGTTGCTCCATCGGTGGCCTCGGGGGTCTCCGTAATATCCACCTCAAACCGCCCGCAGGCAACCAGGATGCCTTTGAGCTTGGGCGTCGTCTGTTTCCAATCGTGATTATTTTGGCCGGTGAGGATCAATACGCGCACCGGCGGTTGCGCGGCTGGCAAGCACACCGGCAACAGCATCGCCGCCAGTACGGTTGCCAAGACCGGCGTTTTACCAGACAGGCGCGTTATGATCCGATGATCTATTCCGAATAACATAATGGCTTACCGTAACGGTTTGCCGTCGACGCGTCGTCCAGTTTTTGCCAATGGAGAATATTGAACATTTTTCGCCCCCCTTGACAGTCGCGCCATCCCCCATATATTTACCCCATCATGTTTGATGAGTCTGCCACGGTTGAAGGGGAAGCGGGAAAAGAGCCGCCCAGCCCACGATTACTTAAAGAATTCCGATCTGCTGGCCAGGGGTTTTGGTCGCAGGTGCCGGAGTCCGATTGGTGTGATTACCGCTGGCAGCTTAAGCATCGCATTGTCAGCCTTCCGCAATTGGAGCGGCTGATGCCCACCCTCACTCCTGAGGAACGTGCCGGCATCCAGCTCGCCTCCGCCAAGCTCTCGTTGGCCATCACTCCCTATTATTTCAACCTGATTGATCCGGCTGATGAATTCTGCCCCATCCGACGCCAGGTGATCCCGCGCGTCGAGGAAAGCCACACCTCCCCTTGGGAGCTGAGCGATCCCTGTGGTGAAGAAGCGCATTCGCCGGTGCCCGGTTTGGTTCACCGGTACCCAGACCGGGTTCTGTTCCTGGTGACGGATCGTTGCGCCTCCTATTGCCGGTACTGCACCCGCTCCCGGCTGGTCAGTAATGCCTCGGGCTACGATTTCCATCCCGAGTTCGAGCGCCAGATTGCGTACATTCAAAAGCATGAGGAGATTCGGGATGTCCTGCTCAGCGGCGGTGATCCGTTGCTGCTCAATGATGAAAAACTGGAGTACTTGCTGACGCGCCTGCGGGCGATTCCGCATGTCGAATTTTTGCGGATCGGTTCCCGAATTCCCATTTTCCTGCCGCAACGCATCACGCCGGAGTTGGTGGCCATGCTGCGCAAATTCCATCCGCTGTTCGTCAGCGTGCATGTGAATCATCCCCGGGAATTGACGCTGGAAGTGCGCGAGGCGCTGGGCCGCCTGGCCGACGCAGGAATCCCGCTGGGCAACCAATCCGTGCTGCTGCGGCACGTGAATGATCATCCCGACATCATGAAGGCGCTGGTGCAAAAACTGCTGATGTGCCGGGTGCGCCCGTATTACCTGTACCAATGTGATTTGATCACCGGCTCGGCGCATTTGCGGGCCAGCGTACGGCGTGGTTTGGAGATCATGTCCCAACTGCGCGG is part of the Verrucomicrobiota bacterium genome and harbors:
- a CDS encoding KamA family radical SAM protein, whose translation is MFDESATVEGEAGKEPPSPRLLKEFRSAGQGFWSQVPESDWCDYRWQLKHRIVSLPQLERLMPTLTPEERAGIQLASAKLSLAITPYYFNLIDPADEFCPIRRQVIPRVEESHTSPWELSDPCGEEAHSPVPGLVHRYPDRVLFLVTDRCASYCRYCTRSRLVSNASGYDFHPEFERQIAYIQKHEEIRDVLLSGGDPLLLNDEKLEYLLTRLRAIPHVEFLRIGSRIPIFLPQRITPELVAMLRKFHPLFVSVHVNHPRELTLEVREALGRLADAGIPLGNQSVLLRHVNDHPDIMKALVQKLLMCRVRPYYLYQCDLITGSAHLRASVRRGLEIMSQLRGYTSGYAVPQYVIDAPGGGGKIPVNPEYVLGRDKDRLVLRNFEGKTFEYPEGPDGAPLISVPAAKPEPAMF